A region from the Corticium candelabrum chromosome 14, ooCorCand1.1, whole genome shotgun sequence genome encodes:
- the LOC134189510 gene encoding cartilage oligomeric matrix protein-like, with protein sequence MGTFSYSACEPGCIGNGYTGCNPGDFCELGTHSCHKNAICTATVLGLFEYKDNCQTKPNSGQENTDGDGFGDACDDDIVNDGWTNFQDNCQYVFNTDQADFDGDGVGDVCDNYWNYTDPLRVNNDTRNPLQLDTDKDDLGDMCEHDRDGDGMLKTNVQEYIDVMNVSQTVLADMQMSWITS encoded by the exons atg GGCACATTCAGCTACAGTGCATGTGAACCTGGATGCATCGGGAACGGATACACCGGCTGCAATCCTGGAGATTTTTGTGAGTTAGGCACTCATTCGTGTCACAAGAATGCCATTTGTACAGCAACGGTTTTGGGATTGTTCGAGTACAAG GATAACTGtcaaaccaaaccaaacagTGGCCAAGAAAACACTGACGGCGATGGATTTGGAGATGCATGTGATGACGATATTGTTAACGATGGGTGGACAAACTTCCAA GATAACTGTCAGTATGTATTCAACACTGATCAAGCTGACTTTGATGGAGACGGCGTCGGTGATGTTTGTGACAACTATTGGAATTACACGGATCCACTCAGAGTGAACAACGATACCAGAAATCCATTGCAGCTAGACACAGATAAAGATGATCTGGGTGACATGTGTGAACATGACAGAGATGGAGATGGCATGTTGAAGACAAACGTTCAGGAATATATCGATGTAATGAATGTCAGTCAGACTGTATTAGCTGACATGCAGATGAGTTGGATCACATCTTAG